One segment of Sander vitreus isolate 19-12246 chromosome 20, sanVit1, whole genome shotgun sequence DNA contains the following:
- the ptafr gene encoding platelet-activating factor receptor — MLASTTEQVAVTAISGLGSSAGNSSTFLDSKFRYTLFSVVYGIIFILGLFANLYVLFVLRCLREAKAMGEIRIYMTNLTIADLLFVCALPFWVGYYSQHGNWVYTDFMCRLTGSMFFINTYCSILFLGAISVNRYWAVTRPLDAASSNHRRRGIIVCVVIWVFTVALAIPFLASPGTNTDENVTRCFEGYQTQTDIYKKTMAATHFTIIVMFFVVFFLVVVCNFLIAQALLSQNPPQSEFRSATIISRKSNGTMSSSTKRPRGVKRRALQMLLAVVGVFVLSFLPHHVIQVFWTLAVLQITQGWGHVDWDQKTRQALNDVHQFTLLLMGLNCILDPVVYYFATRKFRGFIMAHIKKVVRGEGCSQTLTSQLSMESRNNSRDCQGLNREPQQPAMDR; from the coding sequence ATGCTGGCCTCAACTACAGAACAAGTCGCCGTAACAGCGATCTCTGGTCTGGGATCTTCAGCCGGTAATAGCTCAACCTTCCTTGACTCCAAGTTTCGTTACACCCTCTTCTCGGTTGTCTATGGCATCATCTTCATCCTGGGCCTCTTCGCTAACCTCTACGTGCTGTTTGTCCTGCGCTGCCTCCGTGAAGCCAAGGCCATGGGCGAAATCCGCATCTACATGACAAACTTGACCATCGCTGATCTCCTTTTTGTCTGTGCCCTTCCCTTCTGGGTTGGCTATTACAGTCAGCATGGTAACTGGGTCTACACAGACTTCATGTGCCGGCTGACCGGCTCGATGTTCTTCATCAACACCTACTGCTCCATCCTCTTCCTCGGGGCCATCAGCGTCAACCGATACTGGGCAGTCACCCGGCCCCTGGATGCGGCCTCTTCAAACCACAGACGTCGTGGGATCATCGTGTGCGTTGTCATTTGGGTGTTTACCGTGGCGTTGGCTATTCCATTTCTGGCATCTCCAGGGACCAACACTGATGAGAATGTCACTCGCTGTTTTGAGGGGTACCAGACTCAAACTGATATCTATAAGAAAACAATGGCTGCCACTCATTTTACAataattgtaatgttttttgttgtcttttttctgGTCGTGGTGTGTAATTTCCTTATTGCTCAAGCGTTACTTTCTCAAAATCCTCCTCAGTCAGAGTTCCGGTCTGCAACGATTATATCAAGAAAGTCCAACGGGACCATGTCCTCATCAACTAAAAGGCCCAGGGGGGTGAAACGGAGAGCTCTGCAGATGTTGTTAGCAGTGGTGGGAGTGTTTGTTCTGTCTTTCCTGCCCCACCATGTCATTCAAGTCTTCTGGACACTGGCGGTGTTGCAGATCACACAGGGCTGGGGCCACGTAGACTGGGACCAGAAGACTCGTCAGGCACTCAACGACGTACATCAGTTCACTTTGCTTCTTATGGGCCTCAACTGCATTTTGGATCCTGTAGTTTACTATTTCGCCACAAGGAAGTTTAGAGGGTTCATCATGGCCCACATTAAAAAGGTAGTAAGGGGAGAGGGGTGCTCCCAGACGCTCACCTCGCAGCTCTCCATGGAGAGCAGGAATAACTCCAGGGACTGCCAGGGACTCAATAGGGAGCCCCAACAGCCGGCAATGGATCGATAG